From Plectropomus leopardus isolate mb chromosome 17, YSFRI_Pleo_2.0, whole genome shotgun sequence, a single genomic window includes:
- the abat gene encoding 4-aminobutyrate aminotransferase, mitochondrial, whose translation MAFSLISRQVAVSLQKNLWLSASGCRYVSKAAPKTQLEYDYDGPSMKTTVPGPRSQELTKQLGDIQNVGAINFFCNYEESRGNYLVDVDGNRMLDIYTQISSIPIGYNHPALLKLMSNPNNLSTIVNRPALGILPPENFADKLTESLLTVAPSGMSRVQTMACGSCSNENAYKSMFIWYRNKERGHNTPSDDEVSTCMINQAPGCPELSILSFMGGFHGRTLGCLATTHSKVIHKLDVPSFDWPIAPFPRLQYPLEEFTRENAQEEARCLEEVEDLIVKWRQKGRPVAGIVIEPIQAEGGDNHASPDFFRNLRNIARKHGCAFHVDEVQTGGGTTGKMWAHEHWGMDDPADIVSFSKKLLTGGYYHKNELQADKPYRIFNTWMGDPSKNLLLVEVLNVIRRENLLDEVTRSGKALMNGLYELQAQYPGILSRARGQGTFCAIDICDDDTRNRILLKARDKGVLLGGCGDRSIRFRPALVFKEYHVHIFLNIFSDVLAQIK comes from the exons ATGGCGTTCTCCTTGATCAGCCGTCAGGttgctgtctctctgcagaaGAACTTGTGGCTCAGTGCTTCAG GGTGTCGATATGTCAGCAAGGCGGCACCAAAAACTCAGCTGGAGTATGATTATGATGGACCGTCCATGAAAACTACAGTTCCTGGACCACGATCACAA GAGCTGACTAAACAACTGGGAGACATCCAG AATGTCGGTGCTATCAACTTCTTCTGTAACTATGAAGAGAGCAGGGGGAACTACCTGGTGGACGTGGACGGCAACCGCATGCTGGATATCTACACTCAGATCTCCTCAATCCCCATTG GCTACAACCACCCGGCTCTCCTCAAACTGATGTCCAATCCCAACAATCTG aGCACCATTGTGAACCGGCCAGCTCTGGGGATCCTGCCACCTGAAAACTTTGCAGATAAACTGACTGAAAGTCTTCTTACA GTTGCTCCCAGTGGAATGAGTCGTGTTCAGACGATGGCCTGCGGCTCTTGTTCCAATGAGAACGCttacaaatcaatgtttatTTGGTACAGG AACAAGGAGCGAGGCCACAACACACCATCTGATGATGAAGTCAGCACTTGCATGATCAACCAG gcTCCAGGTTGTCCAGAGCTCAGCATTTTATCTTTCATGGGAGGTTTTCACGGAAGAACCCTGG GTTGTCTGGCAACAACACACTCCAAAGTAATCCACAAACTGGACGTGCCATCATTTGATTGGCCCATCGCTCCCTTTCCTCGACTGCAGTACCCACTGGAAGAATTTACCAGAGAGAACGCACAGGAAGAGGCTCGCTGTCTGGAGGAG GTGGAAGATCTGATTGTGAAGTGGAGGCAGAAGGGAAGGCCTGTGGCTGGGATTGTAATTGAACCGATCCAGGCTGAAGGCGGAGATAACCATGCCTCGCCAGACTTCTTCAGAAACCTTCGCAACATTGCACGCAAG CATGGCTGTGCGTTCCATGTGGATGAGGTCCAGACGGGTGGAGGGACCACAGGAAAGATGTGGGCCCATGAGCACTGGGGCATGGATGACCCTGCGGACATTGTCTCTTTCAGCAAAAAGCTTCTGACCGGTGGCTACTACCACAAGAATGAGTTACAGGCCGATAag CCATACCGTATCTTTAACACGTGGATGGGTGACCCATCAAAGAACTTGCTCCTGGTTGAGGTACTCAATGTGATTCGCAGAGAGAACCTGCTGGACGAGGTGACCCGCTCTGGAAAAGCCCTGATGAACGGCCTCTATGAACTGCAG GCTCAGTACCCCGGCATATTGAGCAGAGCTCGAGGACAGGGGACCTTCTGTGCTATTGATATCTGTGATGATGACACGCGCAACCGCATCCTCCTCAAAGCCAGAGACAAAG GTGTCCTCCTGGGAGGGTGTGGTGACAGATCGATCCGTTTCCGTCCAGCACTGGTTTTCAAGGAGTACCACGTTCACATCTTCCTCAACATCTTCAGTGACGTGTTGGCCCAGATCAAATAA